From Afipia carboxidovorans OM5, one genomic window encodes:
- a CDS encoding ABC transporter ATP-binding protein: protein MNTATEISNSKVRIEDLHKTYLVKGGRTVALQDVNLTIGKDEFIALLGPSGCGKSTLLRIISALIKPSSGKVLISDEQILAPSRDIGIVFQQAVLLPWRNILDNVLLPAEILRLDMKKARERAYQLLKMVGLEGFEKRSPNELSGGMQQRAAICRALVHNPSMLLMDEPFAALDAMTREELGFELLRIWDIEKKTIIFVTHNIPEAILLADRVVAMSPRPGRISEIIEIDLPRPRTQGMEFTPEFKAYSDFIRDKIGH from the coding sequence ATGAATACAGCAACCGAGATCTCCAATAGCAAAGTTCGCATTGAAGATTTGCACAAGACGTACCTCGTCAAAGGCGGGCGTACGGTTGCGCTTCAGGATGTGAACCTGACTATCGGCAAAGATGAGTTCATTGCCTTGCTCGGGCCTTCCGGCTGCGGCAAGTCGACTCTGCTCCGGATTATCAGCGCCCTGATCAAGCCGTCCAGCGGCAAGGTGCTGATCAGCGACGAGCAGATTCTCGCACCGAGTCGCGATATCGGCATCGTCTTTCAGCAGGCGGTTCTGCTGCCCTGGCGCAACATTCTCGACAACGTGCTGTTGCCGGCGGAAATCCTGCGCCTCGATATGAAGAAGGCGCGCGAGCGGGCCTATCAGCTTCTGAAAATGGTTGGCCTCGAAGGTTTTGAGAAGCGCAGTCCGAACGAGCTGTCGGGCGGCATGCAGCAGCGCGCCGCAATCTGCCGCGCGCTGGTGCACAATCCCTCGATGCTTCTGATGGACGAGCCGTTCGCCGCTCTCGACGCGATGACCCGTGAAGAACTCGGCTTTGAACTGCTGCGCATCTGGGACATCGAGAAGAAGACGATCATCTTCGTCACGCACAACATTCCGGAAGCGATCCTGCTCGCGGACCGCGTCGTTGCGATGTCGCCGCGGCCGGGACGAATTTCCGAAATCATTGAAATCGATCTGCCGCGCCCGCGCACGCAGGGCATGGAATTCACGCCGGAGTTCAAGGCGTATTCCGATTTCATCCGCGACAAAATCGGTCATTGA
- a CDS encoding ABC transporter permease, translating into MSQNTAAKTAPASKGEDEVLITGPRVRDATPPVLTFVGLLILWEASCRYFEIPRWLLPSPADIYQAFRESGHELWGHSLITLYETLVGFALSIAVALPLAVIIVWSPILRRTVYPVLLALQSVPKVAVAPLLALWIGFGTLSKVLVVFLICFFPIVVGATTGLASVQPAVMDLIRSLSATQMQTFIKIRFPTAMPHIFVGLKIAITLAVIGAVIGEFVGSEEGLGYIILVSSSQARTPLAFAALVLLTVMSVILYYIVEFVEKILVPWAPRN; encoded by the coding sequence TTGTCACAGAACACAGCCGCAAAGACCGCCCCCGCCTCGAAGGGTGAGGACGAGGTGCTGATTACGGGACCGAGGGTTCGCGACGCGACTCCGCCTGTCTTGACGTTTGTCGGGCTTCTCATTCTCTGGGAAGCGAGCTGCCGCTATTTCGAGATTCCGCGCTGGCTGCTGCCGTCGCCAGCGGACATCTATCAGGCGTTCCGCGAGTCCGGCCACGAATTGTGGGGGCACTCGCTGATCACGCTTTATGAAACGCTGGTCGGCTTCGCGCTCTCCATCGCCGTGGCGTTGCCGCTCGCGGTCATCATCGTGTGGTCGCCGATCTTGCGCAGGACGGTCTATCCGGTTCTCCTTGCCTTGCAGTCCGTTCCGAAAGTCGCCGTGGCGCCGCTCCTCGCGCTGTGGATCGGCTTCGGCACTCTGTCGAAGGTGCTCGTCGTATTCCTGATCTGCTTCTTCCCCATCGTGGTGGGTGCGACGACCGGACTGGCCTCCGTGCAGCCCGCGGTGATGGACCTGATCCGCTCGCTGTCCGCGACGCAGATGCAGACCTTCATCAAGATCCGCTTTCCGACGGCGATGCCGCACATCTTCGTCGGTCTGAAGATCGCTATCACGTTGGCCGTCATCGGCGCGGTGATCGGCGAGTTCGTCGGCTCGGAAGAGGGGCTTGGTTACATCATCCTCGTCTCGTCCTCGCAGGCGCGCACGCCGCTCGCTTTCGCGGCTCTCGTCCTCCTGACGGTCATGAGCGTCATTCTCTACTACATCGTCGAATTCGTAGAGAAGATCCTGGTGCCGTGGGCTCCGCGTAACTAA
- a CDS encoding putative hydro-lyase, with protein sequence MSAPRPVYDPSWDRANPNEVRRSIRERGYTGYTAGLAPGFVQANICILPKDWAEDFLLFCQRNPKPCPLLTRSDVGDPSLPALSDNIDIRTDVPRYQIFRNGEFTEEVTDIRSHWRDDLVTFAFGCSFSFEEALQDDGIPLRFLANNNVAGVYVSTMPTEAAGPFEAPLIVTMRSFTPQNAIRAIQITSRFPNVHGAPVHIGDPAQIGVDLAKRYQNVGDPTVGEGEIPVFWACGLTPQFAVMKAKPPFCITHAPSSMLVTDLRNSSLAVM encoded by the coding sequence ATGTCAGCACCGCGCCCCGTTTACGATCCGTCATGGGATCGGGCGAACCCCAATGAAGTCCGGCGTTCCATTCGCGAGCGCGGATACACCGGCTACACGGCGGGTCTCGCGCCGGGCTTTGTCCAGGCGAATATCTGCATCCTGCCGAAGGATTGGGCCGAGGATTTTCTGCTGTTCTGCCAGCGCAATCCAAAACCTTGTCCGTTGCTCACCCGCTCGGATGTCGGCGATCCGTCGTTGCCGGCGCTGTCCGACAACATCGATATCCGCACCGACGTGCCGCGCTATCAGATCTTCCGTAACGGCGAGTTCACCGAAGAGGTGACGGATATCCGTAGCCACTGGCGCGACGATCTCGTGACGTTTGCGTTCGGCTGCTCGTTCTCGTTTGAGGAAGCGTTGCAGGACGACGGCATTCCGCTGCGGTTTCTCGCCAATAATAATGTCGCAGGCGTTTATGTCTCGACCATGCCGACCGAAGCGGCGGGGCCGTTTGAAGCGCCGTTGATCGTCACCATGCGCTCTTTCACGCCGCAGAATGCGATCCGCGCGATCCAGATCACCTCGCGTTTTCCGAACGTGCATGGCGCGCCGGTGCACATCGGCGATCCAGCGCAGATCGGCGTCGATCTCGCCAAGCGCTACCAGAATGTCGGCGATCCCACGGTCGGCGAGGGCGAGATTCCGGTGTTCTGGGCCTGCGGGCTGACGCCACAGTTTGCCGTGATGAAGGCGAAGCCGCCGTTCTGCATCACGCATGCGCCTTCCTCGATGCTTGTCACCGATCTGCGCAACTCCAGCCTTGCGGTGATGTGA
- the ggt gene encoding gamma-glutamyltransferase, protein MLSKRMSDAPYRDFERPGKSEAFGENGMVATSHPQATIAALDILRAGGNAIDAAVCAAAVQAVVEPTQTGIGGDCFALIQRETETAPTALNGSGWSPAKADAAHHRARKETAIDPRSPHAVTVPGSIAAWEKLLADHGTMDFARVLAPAIKFAEEGCCVPERLARDWERQTDKLKANPAANAIFLKHGKPPRPGDVHKQPLLAATLRAVAKRGSDVFYKGELAEHMVSTLQAVGGLHEVEDFAEFVPEYVTPISANYRGYDLWECPPSGQGLAVLSMARVLEGFPLGDWNPMGAERLHVQAEAARMAYAERDLFMADPRTGAVPVKSLLSDANIGKLRGAISLKQRIADIKPFVQVPHRDTVFVSVVDRDRTMVSLINSIFDDFGCGIACPNTGVIFHNRACSFSLEEGHPNALAGRKRPMHTIIPAILAKDGKAVMSFGVTGAHFQPMGQVQILTNVVDYGMPIQAAIDFPRMFAMGDTFELERAIPDEVGAKLQAMGHSITRPVNPLGTAQAIFIDRERGILRGGADGRRDGLALAY, encoded by the coding sequence ATGTTGTCGAAGCGCATGTCCGACGCGCCGTATCGGGATTTCGAGCGGCCGGGGAAGTCTGAGGCGTTCGGCGAGAACGGCATGGTCGCGACGTCGCATCCGCAGGCGACGATTGCCGCACTCGATATCTTGCGCGCGGGTGGTAACGCCATCGATGCCGCCGTGTGCGCCGCCGCCGTGCAGGCTGTTGTCGAGCCGACGCAAACCGGCATTGGCGGCGATTGCTTCGCGCTGATCCAGCGCGAGACTGAAACGGCCCCGACGGCGTTGAACGGATCGGGCTGGTCGCCTGCAAAGGCCGATGCAGCACATCATCGCGCCCGCAAGGAGACGGCAATCGATCCGCGTTCGCCGCACGCAGTGACCGTGCCCGGCTCGATCGCGGCATGGGAGAAGCTGCTCGCGGATCACGGCACGATGGATTTCGCGCGCGTGCTCGCACCGGCAATCAAGTTTGCCGAAGAGGGCTGCTGCGTGCCCGAGCGCCTCGCGCGCGATTGGGAGCGGCAGACCGACAAGCTGAAGGCCAACCCGGCTGCAAACGCGATCTTCCTGAAGCACGGCAAGCCGCCGCGCCCCGGTGACGTGCACAAGCAGCCGCTGCTTGCAGCGACGCTGCGCGCGGTCGCAAAGCGCGGCAGCGATGTCTTTTATAAAGGCGAACTCGCTGAGCACATGGTGTCGACGTTGCAGGCCGTCGGTGGTTTGCATGAGGTTGAAGACTTCGCCGAATTCGTGCCGGAGTACGTGACGCCGATCTCGGCCAATTATCGCGGCTACGATCTCTGGGAATGCCCGCCGAGTGGCCAGGGCCTTGCGGTTCTGTCGATGGCGCGTGTGCTGGAAGGCTTTCCGCTCGGCGACTGGAATCCGATGGGCGCGGAGCGTCTGCATGTTCAGGCGGAAGCAGCGCGCATGGCCTATGCCGAGCGCGACCTGTTCATGGCGGACCCGCGCACCGGCGCGGTGCCGGTTAAGAGCCTGCTGTCGGATGCAAATATCGGCAAGCTGCGCGGCGCGATCTCGCTGAAGCAGCGCATCGCGGACATCAAGCCGTTTGTGCAGGTGCCGCATCGCGACACGGTGTTTGTCTCGGTGGTGGACCGCGACCGCACCATGGTCTCGCTGATCAATTCGATCTTCGACGATTTCGGCTGCGGCATCGCCTGCCCGAACACCGGCGTCATCTTCCACAATCGCGCCTGCTCGTTCTCGCTGGAAGAAGGTCACCCGAATGCGCTCGCGGGGCGGAAGCGGCCGATGCACACGATCATCCCGGCAATCCTTGCCAAGGATGGCAAGGCGGTGATGTCGTTCGGCGTCACCGGCGCGCATTTTCAGCCGATGGGGCAGGTGCAGATTCTGACGAACGTCGTCGATTACGGCATGCCGATCCAGGCCGCGATCGATTTCCCGCGCATGTTTGCGATGGGCGATACGTTTGAACTTGAACGCGCCATTCCTGATGAGGTCGGCGCGAAGCTGCAGGCGATGGGCCACAGCATCACCCGCCCCGTGAATCCGCTCGGCACTGCGCAGGCGATCTTCATCGATCGCGAGCGCGGCATTCTTCGCGGCGGCGCCGACGGCCGTCGCGACGGCCTTGCTCTTGCTTACTGA
- a CDS encoding diaminopropionate ammonia-lyase gives MTIIPGSIQLVENPKAKRDESYANGVRETILGGAAFDFAKQEITSWNGYQKTRLCELPGLARALKVKNIFYKDEGSRFNLGSFKALGGAYAVLRLLQKEIETKTGQVVRSKAIVDRSFADIVSGITVTCATDGNHGRSVAWGANLFGCKCVIYVHETVSKGRQDAIAKYGAEVRVVPGNYDDAVRKAAQDAAENGWFVVSDTSYEGYTSVPRDVMQGYTVMAEESVEQIGEKPTHIFVQGGVGGLAAAICAYFWEQQGAARPYYVVVEPDRADCLYQSAKAGKPVAVHGALDTIMAGLACGEVSIIAWEILSRGANAFMTIPDSAAAEAMRVLASAPYGDDPIVAGESAVAGLAGAILAASDADARARLGLTEDSVLLFYGTEGATDAAVYKQIVGRTPEDILAVA, from the coding sequence ATGACGATTATCCCCGGGTCGATCCAGCTCGTGGAGAACCCCAAGGCGAAGCGCGACGAGAGCTACGCCAACGGCGTTCGCGAGACCATTCTGGGTGGAGCCGCTTTCGATTTCGCCAAGCAGGAGATCACGTCCTGGAACGGATATCAGAAGACGCGGCTGTGCGAATTGCCGGGGCTTGCGCGTGCGCTCAAGGTGAAGAATATTTTCTACAAGGACGAAGGCAGCCGGTTCAATCTCGGCAGCTTCAAGGCGCTTGGCGGTGCTTACGCCGTTCTGCGCCTGTTGCAGAAGGAAATCGAAACCAAGACGGGGCAGGTGGTGCGCTCGAAGGCGATCGTCGATCGCTCGTTCGCTGACATCGTCTCCGGCATCACCGTGACTTGCGCGACGGACGGCAACCACGGCCGTTCGGTGGCGTGGGGCGCGAACCTGTTCGGCTGCAAGTGCGTGATCTATGTGCACGAGACCGTCAGCAAGGGCCGTCAGGATGCTATCGCGAAGTATGGCGCCGAAGTGCGCGTCGTGCCCGGCAACTATGACGATGCCGTGCGCAAGGCGGCGCAGGATGCGGCCGAGAACGGCTGGTTCGTGGTATCCGATACGTCCTATGAGGGTTACACCAGCGTGCCGCGCGACGTCATGCAGGGCTACACCGTGATGGCCGAAGAGAGCGTCGAGCAGATCGGCGAGAAGCCGACGCATATTTTCGTTCAGGGCGGTGTTGGCGGACTTGCCGCTGCGATCTGCGCGTATTTCTGGGAACAGCAGGGTGCGGCGCGTCCTTATTATGTCGTGGTCGAGCCCGACCGCGCCGATTGCCTTTATCAGAGTGCGAAGGCTGGCAAGCCGGTCGCCGTGCATGGTGCGCTCGATACCATCATGGCGGGCCTTGCCTGCGGTGAAGTCTCGATCATCGCCTGGGAAATTCTTTCCAGGGGCGCCAACGCCTTCATGACCATTCCGGATTCCGCTGCGGCCGAAGCCATGCGCGTTCTGGCGTCCGCGCCTTACGGTGATGATCCGATCGTCGCCGGCGAGTCCGCGGTTGCCGGTCTTGCGGGTGCGATCCTCGCTGCGAGCGATGCCGATGCGCGCGCGCGGCTCGGCCTTACCGAGGACAGCGTTCTGTTGTTCTACGGCACCGAAGGTGCGACCGACGCTGCGGTCTACAAGCAGATCGTCGGCCGCACACCAGAAGACATTCTCGCGGTGGCGTGA
- a CDS encoding M20 family metallopeptidase: MTEEQTFLDKIDAEISAERDNLIAFCGRLVREPSESPPGETLGVSKVVQAYLGEHGVASEVVACDPNAPNLVAHLGEGAGRHIVYNAHMDTMRPGDESCWSVPILELTRKDGRLYGLGMGNMKGGLAAMCLATAVLARHRKELPGRLTMTAVCDEVMFGDRGAVHLLAARPDVHGDYMISGEGPGFMNMAPAEKGLLWLDVETTGDGGHSSRAMNGETAVGKLVALLTKADALNDVYAEIPAEINGVTGGPENTGLRLSFSAGVVRADGVRSLIATSARAEIDVRLPPGITGKEIEQRVRALGSTDGISVRAVKGWDASWTSLSNPVVTEMMAAATTVRGARPDMVVRLPGSDARRWRDLGVPSVCYGPQPTLSAGVDDYAEEQAVLDCARVYARAALRLMKHG, translated from the coding sequence ATGACGGAGGAGCAAACCTTTCTCGACAAGATCGACGCGGAAATTTCCGCGGAGCGTGACAACCTGATCGCGTTCTGCGGCCGGCTGGTGCGCGAGCCGAGCGAAAGCCCACCCGGCGAGACGCTCGGTGTCTCCAAGGTGGTGCAGGCGTATCTTGGCGAACACGGCGTCGCGTCCGAGGTGGTCGCGTGCGATCCGAATGCGCCGAATCTCGTGGCGCATCTCGGCGAGGGGGCAGGACGACATATCGTCTACAACGCGCATATGGATACGATGCGCCCCGGCGATGAAAGCTGCTGGAGCGTGCCGATCCTTGAGCTGACGCGGAAGGATGGCCGCCTTTACGGGCTCGGCATGGGCAATATGAAAGGCGGCCTGGCCGCGATGTGCCTCGCCACCGCCGTTCTCGCGCGGCATCGCAAGGAACTGCCCGGCCGTCTGACGATGACGGCCGTCTGCGACGAGGTGATGTTCGGCGACCGTGGTGCGGTGCATCTTCTTGCTGCGCGCCCCGATGTGCATGGCGATTACATGATCAGCGGCGAAGGGCCGGGGTTCATGAACATGGCGCCCGCCGAGAAGGGGCTGCTGTGGCTCGATGTCGAGACCACGGGTGATGGCGGTCATTCCTCGCGCGCGATGAATGGCGAGACGGCGGTCGGCAAGCTCGTGGCGCTGCTCACCAAGGCCGATGCGCTGAACGATGTCTATGCCGAAATTCCCGCCGAGATTAATGGCGTGACGGGTGGGCCGGAGAATACTGGCCTGCGGTTGTCGTTCAGCGCGGGCGTCGTGCGTGCCGATGGCGTGCGCAGCCTTATCGCCACCTCGGCGCGGGCCGAGATCGATGTGCGTTTGCCGCCCGGCATCACTGGGAAGGAGATCGAGCAGCGCGTGCGCGCACTCGGCTCCACGGATGGCATCAGCGTGCGCGCGGTGAAAGGCTGGGACGCAAGCTGGACCTCGTTGTCCAATCCGGTCGTCACGGAGATGATGGCGGCTGCCACCACGGTGCGGGGCGCGCGGCCCGATATGGTCGTGCGTCTGCCGGGCAGCGATGCACGGCGCTGGCGCGACCTCGGCGTGCCGTCCGTCTGTTACGGTCCGCAGCCGACGCTCTCGGCTGGTGTCGACGATTACGCCGAGGAGCAAGCGGTGCTTGACTGCGCCCGCGTCTACGCGCGCGCCGCGTTGCGGCTGATGAAGCACGGATAG
- a CDS encoding 3-oxoadipate--succinyl-CoA transferase subunit B codes for MLDRIACTDRELMTVLSARSLKDGEVVFAGIGIPLLAACLAQKSHAPGLTILFEGGVVGAAIEPGWIPPSTNDQRGAHRSNMVLGSTEVLLLLQRGHVDVGFVGGAQIDPYGNLNSSLIRATDEKPAARLPGSGGGNDIASLTDLIVTMKHERRRFVEKVEFITSPGWLRGGTSRHDSGLTLGGPWRVITDLAILGFAPDTKRMRVEALHPGVTREHIQAQTGFKLDFADNVTTTEAPRAQELALLRALDTERLLTG; via the coding sequence ATGCTTGACAGGATCGCCTGTACCGATCGGGAGTTGATGACCGTTCTCAGCGCGCGCAGCTTGAAAGACGGCGAGGTCGTTTTTGCCGGAATCGGCATTCCGCTGCTCGCGGCGTGCCTTGCGCAGAAGTCACACGCACCGGGGCTCACCATTCTGTTCGAAGGCGGCGTGGTCGGTGCGGCGATCGAGCCCGGATGGATTCCGCCCTCGACGAACGATCAACGCGGCGCCCATCGCTCCAACATGGTGCTCGGCAGCACCGAGGTTCTGCTGCTGTTGCAGCGCGGCCATGTCGATGTCGGATTCGTCGGCGGCGCGCAGATCGATCCCTACGGCAATCTGAACAGTTCGCTGATCCGCGCGACTGATGAGAAACCTGCGGCGCGTTTGCCGGGCAGCGGCGGCGGCAACGACATCGCCAGCCTGACCGATCTGATCGTGACGATGAAACACGAGCGGCGCCGCTTCGTGGAGAAGGTCGAGTTCATCACCAGCCCCGGCTGGCTTCGCGGCGGCACCAGCCGGCACGACAGCGGCCTGACCCTCGGCGGCCCGTGGCGGGTGATCACCGATCTCGCCATTCTTGGATTTGCGCCGGACACCAAGCGCATGCGCGTCGAGGCGCTTCATCCCGGCGTGACGCGCGAGCACATTCAGGCCCAGACCGGCTTCAAGCTCGACTTCGCCGACAACGTCACCACCACCGAAGCGCCGCGCGCGCAGGAGCTGGCCCTGCTCCGCGCGCTCGATACCGAACGGCTTTTGACGGGCTGA
- a CDS encoding CoA transferase subunit A gives MMSNESPSQLRATQKRRDRSLRDRTMSLEAAAALIADGEHVGVGGSMMSRTPMAMIWQLVRSRRKDLVCYRPIATSEGDILLASGLARRVVTSWFSQGIMWGVSRVMRQHVANDPSSFEEWSHLALGMRLKAGAMGVPFMPVRTMLGSDVQAERPEVHEMNCPFTGDKVLLVPALNPQTAIIHVQRCDKYGNAQIDGMTFMDLDMAMAADRVILTTEKIIPNDDIRDAPDRTVIPFLCVDAVVEVPYGSIPHECYGLYEPIMSHLDAYARAANLDPAKALHDYLDRYFYSPYNWDDYLSLIGKDAIADAEQAVERPTPNA, from the coding sequence ATGATGAGCAATGAATCGCCTTCGCAACTGCGCGCGACCCAGAAGCGCCGGGACCGCAGCCTGCGCGACAGGACCATGAGCCTGGAAGCTGCCGCGGCGCTGATTGCCGATGGCGAGCATGTCGGCGTCGGCGGCAGCATGATGTCGCGCACGCCAATGGCGATGATCTGGCAACTGGTGCGATCGCGCCGGAAGGATCTCGTCTGCTATCGGCCGATCGCAACAAGCGAAGGCGATATCCTTCTCGCCTCCGGTCTCGCGCGGCGCGTGGTGACGAGCTGGTTCAGCCAGGGCATCATGTGGGGCGTGTCGCGCGTGATGCGGCAACACGTCGCGAACGATCCATCAAGCTTTGAGGAATGGAGTCATCTCGCGCTCGGCATGCGGCTGAAAGCAGGCGCGATGGGCGTGCCGTTCATGCCCGTGCGCACCATGCTCGGCTCCGACGTGCAGGCGGAGCGCCCCGAGGTGCACGAGATGAATTGCCCGTTCACCGGCGACAAGGTTCTGCTCGTGCCCGCGCTCAATCCGCAGACCGCGATCATTCATGTGCAGCGTTGCGACAAATACGGCAACGCGCAGATCGATGGCATGACTTTTATGGACCTCGACATGGCAATGGCGGCAGACCGCGTGATCCTCACCACGGAAAAGATCATCCCCAACGATGATATCCGCGATGCTCCGGACCGCACGGTGATTCCGTTCCTGTGCGTCGATGCCGTTGTGGAAGTGCCCTATGGTTCGATTCCGCATGAATGTTACGGTCTCTATGAGCCGATCATGTCGCATCTGGACGCCTACGCCAGAGCGGCTAACCTCGACCCGGCGAAAGCGCTACACGACTATCTCGATCGCTACTTCTATTCGCCGTATAATTGGGACGATTATCTTTCTCTCATCGGCAAGGACGCCATCGCCGATGCGGAGCAGGCCGTAGAAAGACCGACGCCTAATGCTTGA
- a CDS encoding zinc-binding dehydrogenase has translation MIPAKMKAAYYQEYGEPDVLKYGELPTPVPGRGEALVKVNMVGLNGYDLMARSGRYKPNKGKFPHVLGGDFGGELVALGPETTSDIAIGTRVTSWWVVPCGTCEQCMGGFPNRCSRNYRYLGAHLPGAYAQYVKLPAHHLIALPDSVTDEQAASFANAFGTAWHMVVVRGQVRPGETVLVNSASSGVSMAAIQICKNLGAYVYASSSAQWKLDKAIELGADEVLNYNEVDFPEEIMKRTKKRGVDVVIEHVGGDFLGKSIRCLTRGGRVVTVGGTRSYKCEIDVNYVFHKELQLVGSNSATKLDLDAMIPMLASGKLRSIVDKVFPLSEAAEAHRYLESAKQFGKVLLRIEH, from the coding sequence ATGATCCCTGCAAAGATGAAAGCCGCGTATTATCAAGAGTATGGCGAGCCGGACGTGCTGAAATACGGCGAGCTTCCGACCCCGGTGCCTGGCCGTGGCGAAGCACTGGTGAAGGTCAACATGGTCGGCCTCAACGGCTACGACCTGATGGCTCGCTCCGGTCGCTACAAGCCGAACAAGGGCAAGTTTCCCCACGTTCTGGGCGGCGACTTTGGCGGCGAACTCGTAGCGCTCGGGCCGGAGACGACGAGCGACATCGCCATCGGCACGCGTGTGACGAGCTGGTGGGTGGTGCCGTGCGGCACCTGTGAGCAGTGCATGGGCGGCTTCCCGAACCGCTGCTCGCGCAACTATCGCTATCTCGGCGCGCATCTGCCGGGTGCCTACGCGCAGTATGTGAAGCTGCCGGCACATCACCTGATCGCTCTTCCGGATTCGGTGACCGACGAGCAGGCGGCCTCTTTCGCCAACGCTTTCGGTACGGCCTGGCACATGGTTGTCGTGCGCGGGCAGGTGCGCCCCGGCGAAACCGTGCTGGTCAACTCGGCAAGCTCCGGCGTCAGCATGGCGGCGATTCAAATCTGCAAGAATCTCGGCGCTTACGTCTATGCGTCCTCGAGCGCGCAGTGGAAGCTCGACAAGGCCATCGAGCTCGGCGCCGATGAGGTGCTGAACTACAACGAGGTTGATTTCCCCGAGGAAATCATGAAGCGCACCAAGAAGCGCGGCGTCGATGTCGTGATCGAGCATGTCGGCGGCGACTTCCTCGGCAAATCGATCCGTTGCCTCACCCGCGGCGGCCGTGTGGTGACGGTTGGCGGCACGCGCTCCTACAAGTGCGAGATCGACGTCAACTACGTCTTCCACAAGGAGCTGCAGTTGGTCGGCTCCAACAGTGCCACCAAGCTCGATCTCGACGCGATGATCCCGATGCTGGCGAGCGGCAAGCTGCGCTCTATCGTCGACAAGGTGTTCCCGCTGAGCGAGGCGGCGGAAGCCCATCGCTATCTCGAATCGGCGAAGCAGTTCGGCAAGGTCCTGCTGCGCATCGAGCATTAA
- a CDS encoding acetate--CoA ligase family protein, whose amino-acid sequence MRDVQPLIAPRSIAVIGASTNTAKSGGILFSNLVSGGFKGGLYPINPKATEILGCKAYPSLADVPEPVDLVYIVLPSQHMESSIVQCVEAKAKAACIITAGFAEAGPEGIALQDKIREIGRKGGLLMAGPNTIGMVNTDVRMMGSFVNFPRWEEGGISLFTQTGIFTGAVMRQIMDSDVQRPPISKSIDVGNKIDVDELDFLHFAEKDEGTKVIGFYIESIRDLPGFAAKVKEISRTKPVVMLKPGRTAFGKMASACHTGSPPSDDTEVTAALKGSGILRVDDEEEFVNVLRALAYLPRPKGRRLGIATTSGALGVIASDYASDFGFELAQYSEATLNKMETVFPDWLRAANPFDFWIGIDVKGPREAHEIGLEAAFADPNVDLVLCTLLAPPNADFPEMGALLRRLRETYDKPVALVLYGSAAARWTQEIEGAGIPVFSNVRAGVRTLSLIAQEPA is encoded by the coding sequence ATGCGCGATGTTCAACCTCTCATTGCTCCCCGTTCCATTGCTGTGATCGGCGCCTCGACCAATACGGCAAAGTCCGGAGGCATTCTGTTCAGCAACCTCGTCAGCGGCGGCTTCAAGGGCGGGCTTTATCCGATCAATCCGAAGGCCACGGAAATCCTGGGCTGCAAGGCGTATCCGAGCCTCGCCGATGTGCCGGAGCCGGTGGACCTCGTTTATATCGTGCTGCCGAGCCAGCACATGGAAAGCTCCATCGTCCAGTGCGTCGAGGCGAAGGCGAAGGCCGCCTGCATCATCACCGCGGGCTTTGCGGAAGCGGGCCCCGAGGGCATCGCGCTGCAGGACAAGATTCGTGAGATCGGCCGCAAGGGCGGTTTGCTGATGGCCGGACCGAACACCATCGGCATGGTCAACACCGATGTCCGGATGATGGGCAGCTTCGTCAATTTTCCGCGCTGGGAAGAGGGCGGCATTTCGCTATTCACCCAGACCGGCATTTTCACCGGCGCGGTGATGCGCCAGATCATGGACAGCGACGTCCAGCGCCCGCCGATTTCCAAGAGCATCGATGTCGGCAACAAGATCGACGTCGATGAACTCGACTTCCTGCACTTCGCTGAAAAGGATGAAGGCACCAAGGTCATCGGCTTCTACATCGAAAGCATCCGCGACCTGCCGGGCTTCGCTGCCAAGGTGAAGGAGATCAGCCGCACCAAGCCGGTGGTGATGCTGAAGCCGGGCCGGACCGCGTTCGGCAAGATGGCCTCTGCATGTCACACCGGTTCGCCGCCCTCCGACGACACTGAGGTCACTGCCGCGCTGAAGGGCAGCGGCATCCTGCGCGTCGACGACGAGGAGGAGTTCGTCAACGTGCTGCGCGCGCTGGCCTATCTGCCGCGCCCCAAGGGCCGTCGTCTCGGCATCGCGACGACAAGTGGCGCGCTCGGCGTCATCGCCAGCGACTATGCGTCCGATTTCGGTTTCGAGCTGGCGCAGTACAGTGAGGCGACGCTCAACAAGATGGAGACGGTGTTTCCAGACTGGTTGAGAGCGGCCAATCCGTTCGATTTCTGGATCGGCATCGACGTCAAGGGGCCGCGCGAGGCGCACGAGATCGGCCTAGAGGCTGCGTTCGCCGACCCGAATGTCGACCTTGTTTTGTGCACGCTGTTGGCGCCGCCGAACGCGGACTTCCCGGAGATGGGCGCTCTGCTGCGCCGCCTGCGCGAGACCTACGACAAGCCGGTCGCGCTCGTGCTCTATGGCAGCGCCGCGGCGCGCTGGACCCAGGAAATCGAAGGCGCCGGAATTCCGGTGTTCTCGAACGTGCGGGCCGGTGTGCGGACGCTGTCGCTGATTGCTCAGGAGCCTGCCTGA